A window of the Polaribacter batillariae genome harbors these coding sequences:
- a CDS encoding nucleotide sugar dehydrogenase: protein MSEIKIAIIGLGYVGLPLARLFATKYPVVGFDINKTRVSELMQGKDVTLEVEEDILKDVLIDDGSNEKGLFCTTKRNDIKDCNYYIVTVPTPVDKNNRPVLTPLIKASETVGAVLKKDDIVIYESTVYPGATEEECVPILEEKSGLTYNKDFFAGYSPERINPGDKKHTVEKILKVTSGSNLETGKKVDNLYQSVIIAGTHLAPTIKVAEAAKVIENSQRDINIAFVNELAKIFNLMDINTNDVLEAAGTKWNFLPFKPGLVGGHCIGVDPYYLAQKAQEFGYHPEIILAGRRVNDGMGKYVASEVAKLMIKEDVEVKNADILVLGITFKENCPDVRNTKAVDVVKELIDFGTNVTIYDPCANPLEVKKEYNLDSQKNIPHKKFDAIILTVAHNEFKKLNLDKLKKEKSVVYDVKNFLETEKIDKSL, encoded by the coding sequence ATGAGCGAGATTAAAATTGCAATAATAGGTTTGGGCTATGTTGGGCTTCCTTTGGCAAGATTGTTTGCTACAAAATATCCAGTAGTTGGTTTTGATATTAATAAAACGAGGGTATCTGAATTAATGCAAGGAAAAGACGTTACTTTAGAAGTTGAAGAAGATATTTTAAAAGATGTTTTAATTGATGATGGTTCGAACGAAAAAGGACTTTTTTGCACCACAAAACGAAACGATATAAAAGATTGTAATTATTACATTGTTACCGTTCCAACACCAGTAGATAAAAATAACAGACCCGTTTTAACACCTTTAATAAAGGCGAGTGAAACTGTTGGAGCTGTTTTAAAAAAAGACGATATCGTAATTTACGAATCGACAGTGTATCCTGGAGCAACAGAAGAAGAATGTGTACCTATTTTAGAAGAGAAATCTGGACTAACATATAACAAAGATTTTTTTGCGGGTTATTCTCCAGAAAGAATTAATCCAGGAGACAAAAAACATACCGTAGAAAAAATTTTAAAAGTTACATCTGGGTCAAATTTAGAAACTGGAAAAAAAGTAGATAATTTATATCAATCGGTTATTATCGCAGGTACTCATTTAGCCCCAACCATAAAAGTTGCAGAAGCAGCAAAAGTGATAGAGAATTCTCAAAGAGATATCAATATTGCTTTTGTAAATGAATTGGCAAAAATATTCAATTTAATGGATATTAATACCAATGATGTTTTAGAAGCTGCAGGCACAAAATGGAACTTTTTACCATTTAAACCAGGTTTAGTGGGTGGACATTGCATAGGTGTAGATCCGTATTATTTAGCGCAAAAAGCACAAGAATTTGGATATCATCCAGAAATTATTTTAGCAGGAAGAAGAGTAAATGATGGTATGGGTAAATACGTAGCGTCTGAAGTTGCAAAACTAATGATAAAAGAAGATGTTGAAGTAAAAAATGCAGATATTTTAGTTTTAGGAATTACGTTTAAAGAAAATTGCCCCGATGTTAGAAACACCAAAGCAGTAGATGTTGTTAAAGAGTTGATAGATTTTGGAACAAATGTTACTATTTACGACCCTTGCGCCAATCCTTTAGAGGTTAAAAAAGAATACAATTTAGATTCTCAAAAAAATATTCCTCATAAAAAATTCGATGCAATCATATTAACAGTTGCTCACAACGAATTTAAAAAACTCAATTTAGATAAGTTGAAAAAAGAAAAATCTGTGGTTTACGATGTTAAGAATTTTTTAGAAACAGAGAAAATAGACAAATCGCTTTAA
- a CDS encoding Gfo/Idh/MocA family protein, with amino-acid sequence MKNFALIGAAGYIAPRHLKAIKDTNNHLIAALDKFDSVGVMDSYFPEADFFVEFERFDRHIEKLKRAGTQLDYVSICTPNYLHDSHIRMALRRGAHAICEKPIVLNPWNIDALEAIEKESQGNINTILQLRLHESIIKLKNKVASENRKEKYDVDLTYITSRGKWYDISWKGDESKSGGIATNIGVHFYDMLSWVFGRVQENKVHLRENHKAAGYLEFENARVRWFLSIDENDLPVHIKQINQRTFRSITINNEEVEFSDGFTELHTKSYQQILKGNGFGLEDVRQSIQIVHDIRNNQIFKSINNHFFNK; translated from the coding sequence ATGAAGAATTTTGCACTCATAGGAGCAGCTGGTTACATTGCACCAAGGCATTTAAAAGCCATAAAAGACACCAATAATCATTTAATTGCAGCTTTAGATAAGTTCGATTCTGTGGGGGTTATGGACAGTTATTTTCCAGAAGCCGATTTTTTTGTAGAATTTGAAAGGTTTGATCGTCATATAGAAAAATTAAAAAGAGCAGGAACACAATTAGATTATGTAAGTATCTGTACGCCAAATTATTTACACGATTCTCATATAAGAATGGCGCTAAGAAGAGGAGCTCACGCAATTTGTGAAAAACCAATCGTGTTAAACCCTTGGAATATAGATGCTTTAGAAGCCATTGAAAAAGAATCACAAGGAAACATTAATACAATTCTTCAATTAAGATTGCACGAATCTATTATAAAATTGAAAAATAAAGTAGCTTCCGAAAACAGAAAAGAGAAATACGATGTCGATTTAACATACATTACCTCAAGAGGAAAATGGTATGATATTTCATGGAAAGGAGATGAAAGTAAATCAGGAGGAATTGCAACCAATATTGGAGTACATTTTTACGATATGTTATCTTGGGTCTTTGGAAGAGTACAAGAAAATAAAGTTCATTTAAGAGAAAACCACAAAGCAGCAGGCTATTTAGAATTTGAAAACGCCAGAGTTCGATGGTTTTTGTCTATTGATGAAAATGATTTGCCAGTTCATATCAAACAAATCAACCAAAGAACTTTTCGTTCTATAACTATAAACAATGAAGAAGTTGAGTTTAGCGACGGTTTTACTGAATTACATACAAAAAGTTATCAACAAATATTAAAAGGAAATGGTTTTGGTTTGGAAGATGTTAGACAGTCTATACAAATAGTTCATGATATTAGAAATAATCAGATTTTTAAAAGTATCAATAACCATTTCTTTAATAAATAG
- the wecB gene encoding non-hydrolyzing UDP-N-acetylglucosamine 2-epimerase → MKKNLIIFGTRPEAIKMAPLVNQFLKNHRFETRVCVTGQHREMLDQVLDFFDITPDYDLSLMKPNQNLYNLTGEVISGLKPILEEFQPNFVYVHGDTTTTMAASIAGFYSGAKVCHVEAGLRTHNVLSPFPEEMNRQVTGRAATYHFAPTIKSQENLLKENILKDDILVTGNTVIDALLESSNRVESLQNEEITHLQEKVDFNKRILLVTGHRRENHGQGFINICAALKYIAEENSSVEIVYPVHLNPNVLKPVNKLLGKVKNIHLVKPLSYPSFVWLMNKSYLIITDSGGVQEEAPSLGKPVLVMRDTTERPEAVEAGTVILVGTDTQKIIKETQELLDNSETYTSMSALHNPYGDGKACQRIIEFVSKL, encoded by the coding sequence ATGAAAAAGAACCTAATAATTTTTGGTACCCGACCAGAAGCTATTAAAATGGCACCTTTGGTTAATCAATTTTTAAAAAATCATCGATTTGAAACTAGAGTTTGTGTAACAGGTCAGCATAGAGAAATGCTAGATCAAGTACTAGACTTTTTTGACATCACACCCGATTATGATTTGAGTTTGATGAAACCCAATCAAAATTTATATAATTTAACAGGCGAGGTTATTTCGGGATTAAAACCAATTCTAGAAGAATTTCAACCTAATTTTGTATATGTCCATGGCGATACGACGACGACGATGGCAGCAAGTATTGCAGGGTTTTATTCAGGAGCAAAAGTATGTCATGTAGAAGCAGGTTTACGTACACATAATGTGTTATCGCCTTTTCCAGAAGAGATGAATAGGCAAGTTACAGGAAGAGCTGCAACTTATCATTTTGCACCTACAATAAAATCACAGGAAAATTTACTTAAAGAAAACATTCTCAAAGATGATATTTTAGTTACAGGAAATACTGTAATTGATGCATTATTAGAAAGTTCCAACCGAGTAGAAAGTTTGCAAAACGAAGAAATTACACATCTTCAAGAAAAAGTAGATTTTAACAAAAGAATTTTATTAGTTACTGGTCATAGAAGAGAAAATCACGGACAAGGATTTATCAATATTTGTGCGGCTCTAAAATATATTGCAGAGGAAAACTCATCTGTAGAAATTGTATATCCTGTACACTTAAACCCAAATGTATTGAAGCCAGTTAATAAACTATTGGGTAAAGTTAAAAATATTCATTTGGTAAAACCATTATCATATCCATCATTTGTTTGGTTGATGAATAAAAGTTATTTGATTATTACCGATAGTGGTGGTGTACAAGAAGAAGCGCCAAGTTTGGGAAAACCTGTTTTGGTGATGCGAGACACGACTGAACGACCAGAAGCAGTAGAAGCAGGAACGGTGATTTTGGTAGGAACTGATACGCAAAAGATTATTAAAGAAACACAAGAATTACTAGACAATTCTGAAACATATACCTCAATGAGCGCTTTACACAATCCGTATGGAGATGGAAAAGCGTGTCAGAGAATTATTGAGTTTGTTTCAAAGTTGTAA
- a CDS encoding glycosyltransferase, translating to MKLLIDCSSLRVGGGIQVAASFIYDLKIISCKIKRYTIVLSPQMKTIFDRELFDKKKFEFIDLPTSIYSYLFKRINKLQSIEKKVSPDIVFSVFGPSYYKSNVPKLVGFALAQYLYYESPYFKTLSKRDLFKLFIFKKTKLFFLKNRSTSLVFETKLAEERFNLLYNRKNKKKTYIVSNALNQVFLDKKISYERKDAEVFNILVLSSNYKHKNINIIPIVIDYLLKSNNEKKIKFILTLDEQEVNFDKKYDNHIDFIGEVDIEDLPKLYSNVDMLFMPTLLETFSASYIEAMYTRKIILTTNLLFAKDICRDGAVYFTPLSAKDASDKINFIIKNDVFRTKIINLAAKNFRRFYSSLDRTEKYIKIIESLNEETYG from the coding sequence ATGAAATTATTAATTGATTGTTCTAGTTTGAGAGTTGGAGGTGGGATTCAAGTGGCCGCTTCTTTTATTTATGACTTAAAGATTATTAGTTGTAAAATTAAGCGATATACTATCGTTCTTTCGCCACAAATGAAAACAATTTTTGATAGAGAATTGTTTGATAAAAAAAAGTTTGAGTTTATTGATTTGCCCACATCTATTTATTCATATTTATTCAAAAGAATAAATAAGTTACAAAGTATTGAAAAGAAAGTGTCTCCAGATATAGTTTTTTCAGTTTTTGGTCCCTCATACTATAAAAGTAATGTACCTAAACTAGTAGGTTTTGCACTTGCACAATACTTGTATTATGAGTCTCCATACTTTAAAACATTATCAAAGAGAGATTTATTTAAATTATTTATTTTCAAAAAAACTAAACTTTTTTTCTTAAAGAATAGATCTACATCTCTAGTTTTTGAAACTAAATTAGCTGAAGAAAGATTTAATCTTTTATATAATAGGAAAAATAAAAAAAAAACATACATAGTTTCCAATGCATTGAATCAAGTATTTCTTGATAAGAAAATAAGTTATGAAAGGAAAGATGCAGAAGTTTTTAATATTTTGGTTTTATCATCAAATTACAAGCACAAAAACATAAACATTATTCCTATAGTAATTGATTATTTACTAAAATCAAATAATGAAAAAAAAATTAAATTTATTTTAACATTAGATGAACAAGAAGTAAATTTTGATAAAAAATATGATAACCATATAGATTTTATTGGAGAGGTAGATATTGAAGATTTACCAAAACTATATTCTAACGTAGATATGTTGTTTATGCCTACTTTATTAGAAACTTTTTCTGCTTCTTATATAGAAGCCATGTACACAAGAAAAATAATTCTTACAACCAATTTGTTGTTTGCAAAAGATATATGCAGAGATGGCGCAGTTTATTTCACCCCCTTAAGTGCTAAAGATGCAAGTGATAAAATAAATTTCATAATTAAAAACGATGTTTTTAGAACTAAAATAATTAATTTAGCAGCAAAAAATTTTAGACGATTTTATAGTAGTCTAGATAGGACCGAAAAATATATAAAAATAATCGAATCATTAAATGAAGAAACATATGGGTAA
- the wecC gene encoding UDP-N-acetyl-D-mannosamine dehydrogenase, which produces MNTRKVVTIGLGYIGLPTSALIAQNGIQVHGVDVNQNVVDTINRGKIHIVEPSLDIAVEESVKKGFLKADIKPVKAETYLIVVPTPFKGNHEPDISYVEAATKNIIPLLKEDDLYIIESTSPIGTTEKMMHLIYSERPELEDKLNIAYCPERVLPGNVMHELVYNDRVIGGVDKKSTEKALNFYKQFVKGALHATNARTAEMCKLTENSSRDVQIAFANELSLICDKADINVWELINLANKHPRVNILQPGCGVGGHCIAVDPYFIVSEYPMESKIIGTAREVNNYKSFWCAEKIQTEKLKFELNHGRKPKIALMGLAFKPNIDDLRESPAKYIVNKVLQNDNNGEYFIVEPNIEEHNVFKITDYKEACSKADIIVFLVAHNEFKEVSIGGNKVILDFCGINRGEFLI; this is translated from the coding sequence ATGAATACAAGAAAGGTAGTAACTATAGGTTTAGGCTATATTGGGTTGCCAACATCTGCATTAATAGCACAAAATGGAATTCAAGTTCATGGCGTCGATGTAAATCAAAATGTAGTGGACACTATCAATAGAGGTAAAATTCACATTGTTGAGCCGAGTTTAGATATTGCAGTTGAAGAATCAGTTAAGAAAGGCTTCTTAAAAGCAGATATTAAACCTGTTAAAGCGGAAACTTATCTTATTGTAGTTCCAACACCTTTTAAAGGAAACCACGAGCCCGATATATCATATGTTGAAGCTGCAACTAAAAACATAATTCCCTTATTAAAAGAAGATGATTTATACATTATAGAATCAACTTCTCCAATTGGTACTACAGAAAAAATGATGCATCTTATCTATTCTGAAAGACCAGAGTTAGAAGATAAATTAAACATAGCATATTGTCCAGAAAGAGTTTTGCCTGGTAATGTAATGCATGAATTAGTGTATAATGATAGAGTAATTGGTGGTGTTGACAAAAAATCTACCGAAAAAGCATTAAATTTTTATAAACAATTTGTTAAAGGAGCATTGCACGCTACAAACGCTAGAACAGCAGAAATGTGTAAATTAACAGAAAATTCTTCGAGAGATGTGCAAATTGCATTTGCTAACGAGTTGTCGTTAATTTGTGATAAAGCCGATATCAATGTTTGGGAGTTAATTAATTTAGCAAACAAACATCCGCGTGTAAATATTTTACAACCTGGTTGTGGTGTTGGAGGACATTGCATTGCTGTTGACCCTTATTTTATAGTCTCAGAGTATCCAATGGAATCTAAAATAATAGGAACAGCACGTGAAGTAAATAACTATAAATCGTTTTGGTGTGCAGAAAAAATTCAAACAGAAAAACTAAAGTTTGAATTAAACCATGGAAGAAAACCAAAAATAGCATTAATGGGTTTAGCCTTTAAACCAAATATTGATGATTTAAGAGAATCTCCAGCAAAATATATCGTTAATAAAGTTTTACAAAACGATAATAATGGAGAATATTTTATTGTTGAGCCAAATATTGAAGAACATAATGTGTTTAAAATAACAGATTATAAGGAGGCTTGCAGTAAAGCTGATATTATAGTATTTTTAGTAGCTCATAATGAGTTTAAGGAAGTGTCTATTGGTGGTAATAAAGTTATTTTGGATTTTTGTGGGATAAATCGAGGCGAATTCTTAATATGA
- a CDS encoding O-antigen ligase family protein: MNVFSILNVKGEKIKSYTLGKIFLFLTSVYFLPRGQNYKTYFGLILTMVILFFFTYKKNKISHTKMLVIAFLSFVLFTLIRIFTLNVSLEKDITEVARLFLPVYLLVMSSSFKGFTFNHLIRILTLVVLVDFSITLMEFFIAYTSDTSIFKLIKANYWAETHWVSRGRSKGLFSGPGQHASSSVFFFILFLSNYLFNERSKKIINLFMIFILAFIIFATLSRTGLICMLISFIILILIKFRRKGFKSIFFLMVLFSLGLFYFLKNNSDKLVRFVSLYESGISKQTVNDRSSIWNALKEKAFDNEMYLLIGWGKDYFGEEARQTDNEYVFMLFFYGLLFLVFFLITTLKFVLSFFYNFSKKTTVEIAMFTLIIVGYIFAIPSSFFFYIPNLILFSILTIINSNEKNKLIFTS, from the coding sequence ATGAATGTTTTTTCAATTTTAAATGTTAAGGGAGAAAAAATAAAGTCTTATACATTAGGTAAGATTTTTTTATTTTTAACATCTGTTTATTTCTTACCTAGAGGACAGAATTACAAAACTTATTTTGGTTTAATTTTAACTATGGTAATTTTATTTTTTTTTACATACAAAAAAAATAAAATAAGTCATACTAAAATGTTAGTTATAGCTTTTTTAAGCTTTGTTCTATTTACTTTAATTAGAATTTTTACACTTAATGTCTCTTTGGAAAAAGACATTACCGAGGTAGCTCGTTTATTTTTACCAGTTTATTTGTTAGTAATGTCATCTTCTTTCAAAGGTTTCACTTTTAACCATTTAATAAGGATTTTGACATTGGTTGTTTTAGTAGATTTTTCTATAACCCTAATGGAGTTTTTTATCGCTTATACATCTGATACCTCAATTTTTAAGTTGATTAAGGCTAACTATTGGGCTGAAACACATTGGGTTTCGAGAGGGAGAAGTAAAGGTCTTTTTTCAGGGCCAGGGCAACATGCTTCATCATCTGTGTTTTTTTTTATTCTTTTTTTATCAAATTATTTATTTAATGAAAGATCAAAAAAAATAATTAATTTATTTATGATTTTTATTTTAGCTTTTATTATTTTTGCTACACTATCTAGGACTGGTTTGATTTGTATGCTTATTTCTTTTATTATTTTAATTTTAATCAAATTTAGAAGAAAAGGATTTAAGTCAATTTTCTTTTTGATGGTTTTATTTAGTTTAGGGTTGTTTTATTTTTTAAAAAACAATTCTGATAAACTAGTTAGATTTGTAAGTCTGTATGAAAGTGGTATCAGTAAACAAACAGTTAATGATAGAAGTTCAATATGGAATGCCTTAAAAGAAAAGGCGTTTGATAATGAAATGTATTTATTAATAGGTTGGGGTAAAGATTATTTTGGTGAAGAAGCTAGACAAACAGATAACGAATATGTGTTTATGTTGTTTTTTTATGGATTATTATTTTTAGTATTCTTCCTAATAACGACTTTAAAATTTGTTCTTTCTTTTTTTTATAATTTTTCTAAAAAAACAACTGTAGAAATCGCTATGTTTACATTAATAATCGTGGGATACATATTTGCTATCCCATCTTCATTTTTTTTTTATATTCCTAACTTAATATTGTTTTCAATTTTAACTATTATTAATAGTAATGAAAAGAATAAACTAATATTCACTAGCTAA
- a CDS encoding glycosyltransferase: MKIALFGPGHGHNMYSFISYFDKDSRFEVDFYYHGDNQFEKEYNKLNYFKFSKKFLYFVFNVRKYDFIWLMGGGRLIYLLFIPLLFKKKKCVTILHIWGETLPLRAVSDNIFGKFTRFLIKYYEVINCNWYGTAEILKKKIKNGSVKVNVLGLSEEYFLKPNPVDQEIIKLKKKVSKNSYNFYYPKSFLSVSRHDLVVEAVKILKMQNLPAFKVYFIDGNAVNIERQNYIKDLVKKYDLSETVILLERVKYFDTKNFNLMWEVMDCGLQIAEHDQLSNTIFEPLINKKELIISNIPPYKYLKKYFGFDFNLVPLDANKIAEEMKKKILNENAKNQEQKERIKNIIIDKYYFSTNFNKALNKMIK, encoded by the coding sequence ATGAAAATAGCACTATTCGGTCCTGGGCATGGTCACAACATGTATTCTTTTATAAGTTACTTTGATAAAGATAGTCGTTTTGAAGTAGATTTTTATTATCATGGAGACAATCAATTTGAAAAAGAATATAATAAGTTAAACTATTTTAAGTTTTCTAAGAAGTTTTTGTACTTTGTATTCAATGTTAGAAAATACGATTTTATTTGGTTAATGGGAGGAGGAAGGCTAATTTATTTATTGTTTATTCCACTACTTTTCAAAAAGAAAAAATGTGTAACGATTTTACATATTTGGGGGGAAACCTTGCCTTTGAGAGCTGTTTCTGATAACATATTTGGAAAATTTACTCGTTTTTTGATAAAGTATTATGAAGTAATTAATTGCAATTGGTACGGGACGGCAGAAATTTTGAAAAAAAAGATTAAAAATGGTTCGGTTAAAGTTAATGTCTTAGGACTCTCTGAAGAGTACTTTTTAAAACCAAACCCTGTAGATCAAGAGATAATTAAACTTAAAAAAAAGGTTAGTAAAAATAGTTATAATTTTTACTACCCGAAGTCTTTTTTATCTGTTAGCAGACACGATTTGGTAGTTGAAGCAGTAAAGATTTTAAAAATGCAAAACTTACCTGCTTTTAAAGTATATTTTATTGACGGCAATGCCGTAAATATAGAGAGGCAAAATTACATTAAAGATTTAGTTAAAAAGTATGATTTGAGTGAAACAGTGATTTTATTAGAGAGAGTTAAATATTTTGATACTAAAAATTTTAATTTAATGTGGGAAGTAATGGACTGCGGATTACAAATAGCTGAACACGATCAGCTATCCAATACAATATTCGAACCATTAATTAATAAAAAAGAGCTTATTATAAGTAATATACCTCCCTACAAATATTTAAAAAAATATTTTGGGTTTGATTTTAATTTAGTACCATTAGATGCAAATAAAATTGCGGAAGAAATGAAGAAAAAAATTTTAAATGAAAATGCTAAAAATCAAGAACAAAAAGAAAGAATAAAAAACATAATTATTGATAAGTATTATTTCAGTACAAATTTTAATAAGGCTTTGAATAAAATGATAAAATGA